AATTTAATGGACAATTGGGACGATTCGGAGGGATATTACagtgagagaaaaaaaacgcgcatACGAGTCCCAATATAATTATATCCGGATGCTTTTTTTAGGGGTTCGTATTGGCGAAATTCTCGATGGTCGATACAACGTGTATGGCTATACGGGTCACGGCGTTTTTAGCAACGTGGTTCGGGGACGCGACGCGCTCCAATCCAATCAGGACGTCGCCGTGAAAATAATTCGAAGCAACGATATGATGTGAGTgcggagagaaagaaagagatttattaagaaaaaagagcaatGCTATTAACGAAAGTAAATAAGCTAATCAGTCTTCGAGAAATTTAAGCGGACGTGAAACTGAGTTTAATGCTCCGAagaggggagggagggagggagggacGAGAGAGTTTACGGGTGCGGGTAATGAATAACACTAGAGTTACAATACTGGACTTTTGGTAGAATTGaagatagagagagagagagagagagagagagatagagagagGGTTTTtgcactgacgtcatttcgtttGGGTTTCTTAGGTCAAAATCGGGGCTTCAGGAGTTGAGTGTCCTGAGGAAATTGAACGAATCCGATGCGGAAGATCGCTAtcacgtcgttcgtctctttcgtcaTTTTTATCATAAGAATCATCTGTGTTTGGTGTTTGAATCATTGAGGTTAGGAGAACCCCACTCCACGTCCCTtccccccctccctccccccgTATATAATCTCCCGTTTAGTTTGAATTTGCGCGAAGTTTTGAAGAAGTACGGTCGCGAAGTGGGCCTTCACATCAAGGCGGTGCGCGCCTACGCGCAGCAGCTCTTTCTCGCCTTGAAACTGATGAAACGAAACTCCATTCTTCACTCGGACATCAAACCAGACAACATATTAgtaagagaaacaaaaaacaacgaGGTGTAGTTATTATACTTacgactttttttcttttcgaaaaaaaggTAAACGAATCTAAATTATCGTTGAAATTATGCGACTTCGGCtcggcgttcgtcgcgaGCGAAAGCGAGCCGACGCCCTATTTAGTCAGCCGATTCTACAGAGCTCCAGAAATCAGTAAGTACGAGGGTTGTAGAGATGAAAAATAgcgctagcgcgcgcgcgtttaAGAGAGAGATCCGATCATTAACTCACTCGAGTGCTACGtcctctttttttagtgTAACCCCACGAATAGAGGGAATTAAGTGAAGCGCTATGGGGTCCTCCTATCTCTAtctatttattgattctgtCCTCTAATatatttcctttttccttttcttcgcgtttcAGTTATTGGGCACGATTACGAATACGGTCTCGATTTGTGGTCGGTCGGCTGCACGATATTCGAATTGTACACGGGAAAGATTCTCTTTCCCGGCAAGAGTAACAATGAAATGTTAAAATTGATGATGGACCTTAAAGGAAAGATGCCCACGCGAATGATTCGCAAGGGGCTCTTCAAGGAGCGGCACTTCGATTCGGCGAATAATTTTCTCTACGCGCAAATCGACAAAGTGACGGAAAGGGTGCGCGAAATATTTAAAAATAGAAGATTTTCCCCCGCCCGGGCTtcgaatttcttttgttttttttaggaaaaaGTCACGGTTATGTCGGCGATAAATCCGAGCCGGGATTTGCTTTCGATGCTACGCGGTAGCCAGCAATTAGACGACAAACAATCGAAGAAGGTTTCCCAGCTGCGGGATCTCCTCGATCGATGTTTCATATTAGATCCGGCAAAACGCATGTCCGTCACTCAGGCTCTCGTTCATCCCTTTGTCGTCGAAACCATCGACTAATAGgaagggggaaaaaaaaagatccaCGAGAGGTGTCAACTTAGCTAAATTCGTGTATATATCTCTGTTGCTTGGGGGGAACCCACACTCTATTGTATTCGTTTATTTCGTCTCGGGACTCGTACTGAAAATCGTATGTGTTTCTAGTCAGCAGAACGGGCGGTTTCGGTGAGAAGCGCATCATCTGTATTCCTACTATTGCACTGGGTAAAAAATTATAGCGACTCGTTTTTGCGTGCGTGTGTAGTCAGGCTTTGTTTCTATTCTCGCGGCGCTGCATGCTCTTAAAATCCCTTGTTTGGTCTTCGCTGTGCCTGTTTCTAGGCAAGATCGACTctgacgtctttctctgcGTTCCACCACGGTGGGTCCTTTGCTAAAAAATGCGATTTACGGAGGGTATAGTGTTCTAATGATATATTGAGTGCGTGTATGTGACTTGTGGGATTGACTTCAGATATTGTGTGCACCGAGACGTGTGGAGAAGACGTGCTTCGGACGGGGGGAAAGGCTGTATCATTTTTTGGTAGATCTgcttttatatatataaagtatatgtatatatataatatagaAATTGTTGAATTCTTTTTAGTtggcgctttttcttctgctaGTCTTTGCATGccctttcgctttcgcgctAGACggtcgagtcgtcgtcgtctctccgCGTCGTTTGCTTTTGGAATGAAACGACACTTGGGATGACGACTGCAACACTAGCGAACATTTCTTTGCCGGTAACGCTTCGTTGCTATAGCACTTGTCCAAACTCGTAGTGGAATTTCTTCGCGGCAATGTTTTGGAGTTTTTGCAGGTGCTGATTGGGGGAGAGTGATGGGCGGTAAGGAGATTCGGCTTTGAATTGGTTCGTTGAAGTTGTCGCGCGGCTCTTCGCTGCTTTTCGTGCGAGACCGTTTCCCTTTGCAATCGCGACATTTCTATTAGTTTCTGTTCGAACGCGTCTTTGACGTCGGCAAAAGCGGGCGGCACGGGAAGAACAGACGGGTACGAAAATGGCGAtgccgcgtcgtcgtcattcgtcgtttttctgccgGACAGAAAATTGTTATCAGCAGGTAAAACGCTCCTCGTCCATTATTTGGTACTTTTGGGGTCGCACTGATATTGGTGCAGCTGCGACTTGCAGCGCCAGAGGCTCCGTCTCTCTGCGACGATCCTTCACCGGAACCTCGCGATAGGATTTGATTCCGAGAATGCGTTTGTAGAGCGGAGGGGGTGGCAGTTTACTGTTCACTTGCACGACTTCGTAGTCGACCTTTTAGGCAGGTAAGATTAATATGAAAGGAGATTTTGAGCTAAGtgtactttttttcttggatTCTTAGCAATGCGGAAGGATGGGGGCGCATCTGAGCCACCAGGCTGATGAATTTCTTCTATACGTGTATCGAGAAATTGAGTTTATGCAGGTAAACACCTTATCTTATCACCTCGAGACGATCTGGCGGTCGTCTCGCTTCCTGGACCCGTTTCGTGTGATGGGTCTGTGAGCCAT
The Oscarella lobularis chromosome 3, ooOscLobu1.1, whole genome shotgun sequence DNA segment above includes these coding regions:
- the LOC136184446 gene encoding uncharacterized protein gives rise to the protein MAATAQGTTAVAAAAAAAAAASTNQSERRNSPFRFFRRFVLKQVPKQPGTDEVWPLGITGLRPKRSVHSQVQVHDIRDRTPIWLTDPSHETGPGSETTARSSREEIHQPGGSDAPPSFRIAKNPRKKVDYEVVQVNSKLPPPPLYKRILGIKSYREVPVKDRRRETEPLALQVAAAPISVRPQKKTTNDDDAASPFSYPSVLPVPPAFADVKDAFEQKLIEMSRLQRETVSHEKQRRAARQLQRTNSKPNLLTAHHSPPISTCKNSKTLPRRNSTTSLDKCYSNEALPAKKCSLVLQSSSQVSFHSKSKRRGETTTTRPSSAKAKGHAKTSRRKSAN